Proteins encoded in a region of the Vicia villosa cultivar HV-30 ecotype Madison, WI linkage group LG5, Vvil1.0, whole genome shotgun sequence genome:
- the LOC131605068 gene encoding uncharacterized protein LOC131605068, with translation MAWQVRASCSWTVKKMMKCRDDIKDLQYWQDVLQGKQFKTKLLYIAIRGTMNKVEWRHLIMHNLARPRAIFLLWLVLYGKLSTKDRLLKFGISVNPTCEFCNNLESIHHLFFECSHVHMVWKGILEWLGVHRSPHGWNEERVWIMSETHKKGWMCQLLKIACAETIYEVWKNRNEKIFSQKDIDRNLLGMIIDIIVARGIKNSKIRSHIDVSTNRIIR, from the coding sequence ATGGCATGGCAGGTGAGAGCAAGCTGTTCATGGACTgtgaaaaaaatgatgaaatgtcGAGATGATATTAAGGATTTGCAGTATTGGCAGGATGTTTTACAAGGTAAGCAGTTCAAAACTAAACTGCTTTATATTGCCATACGGGGTACGATGAACAAGGTTGAGTGGCGACACCTGATAATGCACAATTTGGCCCGACCACGAgctattttccttttgtggtTGGTACTGTATGGTAAGCTGTCTACTAAGGACAGACTATTAAAATTTGGGATTAGCGTGAATCCGACGTGTGAATTTTGCAATAATTTGGAGAGCATTCACCACCTTTTCTTTGAATGTAGCCATGTCCATATGGTTTGGAAAGGTATTTTGGAGTGGCTGGGAGTGCACAGAAGCCCGCATGGTTGGAATGAAGAGAGGGTTTGGATCATGTCCGAAACACATAAAAAAGGATGGATGTGTCAGCTTCTGAAAATTGCTTGTGCTGAAACAATTTATGAAGTGTGGAAGAATCGAAATGAGAAGATTTTCTCCCAAAAGGATATCGACCGAAATTTATTAGGAATGATTATTGATATTATTGTAGCTAGAGGTATTAAGAATAGTAAGATTAGATCTCACATTGATGTGAGTACTAATAGAATTATTAGATAG
- the LOC131601872 gene encoding ruBisCO large subunit-binding protein subunit alpha, chloroplastic encodes MASTNALSSTSILRSPTNQAQTSLSKKVKQHGRVNFRQKPNRFAVKAAAKDIAFDQHSRAAMQAGIDKLADAVGLTLGPRGRNVVLDEFGSPKVVNDGVTIARAIELPDPMENAGAALIREVASKTNDSAGDGTTTASILAREIIKLGLLNVTSGANPVSIKKGIDKTVAALVEELEKLARPVKGGDDIKAVATISAGNDELIGKMIAEAIDKVGPDGVLSIESSSSFETTVEVEEGMEIDRGYISPQFVTNPEKSIVEFENARVLITDQKISAIKDIIPLLEKTTQLRAPLLIISEDITGEALATLVVNKLRGILNVAAIKAPGFGERRKALLQDIAILTGAEFQASDLGLLVENTTIEQLGLARKVTISKDSTTIIADAASKDELQSRVAQLKKELSETDSIYDSEKLAERIAKLSGGVAVIKVGAATETELEDRKLRIEDAKNATFAAIEEGIVPGGGTALVHLSAYVPAIKEKLEDADERLGADIVQKALVAPASLIAQNAGIEGEVVVEKIKNGEWEVGYNAMTDTYENLVESGVIDPAKVTRCALQNAASVAGMVLTTQAIVVEKPKPKAPVAGAPQGLTI; translated from the exons ATGGCTTCAACCAACGCTCTATCCTCAACCTCAATTCTTCGCTCCCCAACCAACCAG GCACAAACCAGTCTCAGCAAGAAGGTTAAACAGCATGGAAGGGTCAATTTCAGACAGAAACCTAACCGCTTCGCCGTTAAAGCCGCCGCTAAAGATATCGCCTTTGACCAACATTCACGCGCCGCTATGCAAGCCGGAATTGATAAGCTTGCTGATGCTGTTGGTCTCACTCTTGGACCCAGAG GGAGGAATGTTGTGTTGGATGAATTTGGAAGTCCTAAGGTAGTTAATGATGGTGTGACAATTGCAAGAGCTATTGAGCTTCCTGACCCCATGGAAAATGCTGGTGCAGCCCTTATTAGGGAG gtTGCCAGTAAAACTAATGACTCTGCTGGTGATGGGACTACAACGGCTTCAATTCTTGCTAGGGAAATTATTAAGCTTGGACTTCTCAATGTAACATCTGGTGCTAATCCTGTGTCTATCAAGAAAGGAATTGATAAAACTGTGGCGGCTTTGGTGGAAGAGCTTGAGAAGTTGGCTAGGCCTGTAAAAGGTGGAGATGATATAAAAG CTGTTGCTACTATTTCTGCTGGAAATGATGAGTTGATTGGAAAAATGATTGCTGAAGCAATTGACAAGGTTGGACCTGATGGTGTTTTATCCATAGAGTCTTCCTCCTCGTTTGAGACAACAGTTGAAGTTGAAGAAGGAATGGAG ATTGACAGAGGATATATCTCCCCTCAGTTTGTTACCAATCCAGAGAAATCAATTGTTGAATTTGAGAACGCAAGAGTCTTGATTACCGATCAGAAGATTTCAGCAATCAAAGATATAATTCCTCTGCTGGAGAAAACCACTCAATTGAGAGCCCCCTTGCTTATCATTTCCGAAGATATCACTGGTGAGGCTTTGGCGACCCTTGTTGTCAACAAGCTGCGTGGTATCCTTAATGTTGCTGCCATCAAAGCTCCTGGATTTGGTGAAAGAAGAAAGGCCCTTCTTCAAGACATTGCTATATTGACAG GTGCTGAGTTCCAAGCCAGTGATCTCGGCCTTCTTGTTGAAAACACCACAATTGAACAACTTGGTTTGGCCCGGAAAGTGACCATTTCCAAGGATTCTACCACTATTATCGCCGATGCTGCATCAAAGGATGAGTTGCAATCCAGGGTTGCACAACTGAAGAAAGAGTTGTCTGAGACTGACTCAATTTATGATTCTGAGAAACTGGCTGAGAGGATTGCCAAGTTGTCTGGTGGAGTTGCTGTTATCAAGGTCGGTGCTGCCACAGAGACCGAATTAGAGGACCGTAAGCTCCGTATTGAGGATGCCAAGAATGCAACTTTTGCCGCCATTGAGGAAGGTATTGTTCCTGGTGGAGGCACTGCATTGGTTCATCTATCTGCTTATGTCCCAGCAATTAAGGAGAAGCTTGAAGACGCAGACGAGAGGCTAGGAGCTGACATTGTTCAAAAG GCATTGGTAGCACCTGCATCATTGATTGCTCAAAATGCTGGAATAGAGGGTGAAGTAGTTGTGGAGAAAATCAAGAATGGTGAGTGGGAGGTTGGTTACAATGCCATGACAGACACTTACGAGAATTTAGTCGAGTCTGGAGTCATTGACCCTGCCAAGGTAACAAGGTGTGCTTTGCAGAATGCTGCTTCAGTAGCGGGCATGGTCTTAACCACACAGGCCATCGTCGTCGAAAAGCCCAAGCCCAAAGCACCTGTAGCTGGTGCCCCACAAGGCCTTACTATTTAA